One window of Saccharopolyspora phatthalungensis genomic DNA carries:
- the panD gene encoding aspartate 1-decarboxylase: protein MFRTMLKSKIHRATVTQADLHYVGSVTVDADLMDAADLLEGEQVAIVDVTNGARLETYVITGERGSGVIGINGAAAHLIEPGDIVILLSYGVMDEMEARSVRPKVIFVDADNRIVEQGGDPGSAPEGSGLRSGAVIADPTAETDDAAKLDALLQQPEH, encoded by the coding sequence ATGTTCCGCACCATGCTGAAATCCAAGATCCACCGTGCCACGGTGACCCAGGCCGATCTGCACTACGTCGGTTCGGTCACCGTGGACGCCGACCTGATGGACGCCGCGGACCTGCTGGAAGGCGAGCAGGTCGCCATCGTCGACGTCACCAACGGCGCGCGGCTGGAAACCTATGTCATCACCGGCGAGCGCGGCTCCGGGGTGATCGGCATCAACGGTGCTGCCGCGCACCTGATCGAGCCCGGTGACATCGTGATCCTGTTGTCCTACGGCGTGATGGACGAGATGGAGGCGCGTTCGGTACGGCCGAAGGTGATCTTCGTTGACGCGGACAACCGGATCGTGGAGCAGGGCGGGGATCCGGGCAGCGCGCCGGAGGGTTCTGGGCTCCGCAGCGGTGCCGTGATCGCCGACCCGACGGCCGAGACGGACGATGCCGCCAAGCTCGACGCCCTGCTGCAGCAGCCGGAGCACTGA
- the panC gene encoding pantoate--beta-alanine ligase: MSRADTGVVMSAPGSPGFARGELTVHRDPGELAKVTRALQANGRRIHLVPTMGALHRGHLELIRRARQDINSITVVSIFVNPLQFAPNEDFDRYPRTFEADLRACREAGVELVFAPSVETMYGTDPQITVHSGPLGEQLEGVSRHGHFDGMLTVVLKLLNIVRPDLAFFGEKDYQQLVLIRRMVRELNLDARIQGIPTVREADGLALSSRNAYLTAEQREAALVISASLTAGAHAGTAGADEVLKAAGAVLATEPSVQVDYLELRDTELGPAPAEGQARLLVAARVGSTRLIDNALVLLGSPGVTEPA; encoded by the coding sequence ATGAGCCGTGCAGACACTGGAGTCGTCATGAGCGCACCCGGAAGCCCAGGTTTCGCGCGCGGCGAGCTGACCGTGCACCGCGACCCCGGTGAGCTGGCCAAGGTCACCCGCGCCCTACAGGCGAACGGCCGCAGGATCCACCTGGTGCCGACTATGGGCGCGCTGCACCGCGGCCACCTGGAGCTGATCCGCCGGGCTCGGCAGGACATCAACAGCATCACCGTCGTGTCGATCTTCGTAAACCCGTTGCAGTTCGCGCCCAACGAGGACTTCGACCGCTACCCAAGGACCTTCGAGGCGGACCTGCGGGCGTGCCGGGAAGCCGGGGTCGAGCTGGTCTTCGCCCCCTCGGTCGAGACGATGTACGGCACCGACCCGCAGATCACCGTCCACTCCGGACCGTTGGGCGAGCAGTTGGAGGGTGTCTCCCGGCACGGGCACTTCGACGGCATGCTCACGGTGGTGTTGAAGCTGCTCAACATCGTGCGGCCGGACCTGGCGTTCTTCGGTGAGAAGGACTATCAGCAGCTCGTCCTGATCCGGCGGATGGTGCGGGAGCTGAACCTGGACGCCCGGATCCAGGGCATCCCGACCGTGCGGGAAGCCGACGGCCTGGCGCTGTCCTCCCGCAACGCGTACCTCACCGCCGAGCAACGAGAGGCGGCGCTGGTGATCTCGGCGTCGCTGACCGCCGGGGCGCACGCCGGAACGGCCGGTGCCGACGAGGTACTCAAGGCCGCCGGTGCGGTGCTGGCGACCGAGCCGTCAGTGCAGGTCGACTACCTGGAGTTGCGCGACACCGAACTGGGCCCGGCCCCGGCCGAGGGCCAGGCGCGGCTGCTGGTGGCGGCCAGGGTCGGATCGACCAGGTTGATCGACAACGCGCTGGTGCTGCTGGGCAGCCCCGGCGTGACCGAGCCGGCGTGA
- a CDS encoding Rossmann-like and DUF2520 domain-containing protein → MSAGRMGPRLRVGVISAGRVGAVLGAALQRAGHQVVAVSAVSEASLRRADELLPGVAVLPPDEVALQADLVLLAVPDDAIGGLVRGLVATESLRPGQILVHTCGAHGVAVLAPAAEVGVLTLALHPAMTFTGRAEDVERLATACMAVTASTVDESGWHVAEALTLELGMEPVRVPEESRRLYHAALTHGANHLITLVNECADLLRGAGIDVADRVMAPILSASLDNALRLGDRAITGPVMRGDAGTVRAHLAVLRAASPDAVPSYRELAKRTAERAEGTGILRSDGAEAVREALDEESS, encoded by the coding sequence ATGTCTGCTGGTCGCATGGGCCCCAGGCTGCGAGTCGGAGTCATTTCGGCCGGCCGGGTCGGTGCCGTGCTGGGTGCGGCGTTGCAGCGCGCGGGCCACCAGGTCGTCGCGGTCTCCGCGGTGTCCGAGGCGTCGCTGCGCCGAGCCGACGAACTGCTCCCCGGGGTCGCCGTGCTCCCGCCGGACGAGGTCGCCCTGCAGGCCGACCTGGTGCTGCTGGCGGTGCCGGACGACGCGATCGGCGGGCTGGTCCGCGGCCTGGTCGCCACCGAATCGCTGCGCCCCGGGCAGATCCTGGTGCACACCTGCGGCGCGCACGGCGTGGCAGTCCTCGCCCCGGCCGCCGAGGTCGGCGTGCTCACCTTGGCGCTGCACCCGGCCATGACCTTCACCGGCCGCGCGGAGGACGTCGAACGGCTCGCCACCGCCTGTATGGCCGTCACCGCATCCACTGTGGACGAATCGGGCTGGCACGTCGCGGAGGCGCTGACGCTGGAGCTCGGGATGGAACCGGTGCGGGTGCCGGAAGAGTCCCGCCGCCTCTACCATGCCGCCCTCACGCACGGCGCCAACCACCTGATCACGCTGGTCAACGAGTGCGCCGACCTGCTTCGCGGAGCGGGCATCGACGTCGCGGACCGCGTCATGGCGCCGATCCTGTCGGCCTCGCTGGACAACGCGCTGCGCCTCGGCGACCGCGCGATCACCGGCCCGGTGATGCGCGGCGACGCCGGCACGGTCCGCGCGCACCTAGCCGTGCTGCGCGCGGCGAGCCCGGATGCGGTGCCCAGCTACCGCGAGTTGGCGAAGCGGACCGCGGAGCGCGCCGAGGGCACCGGCATCCTGCGTTCGGACGGGGCCGAGGCGGTCCGAGAGGCACTGGACGAGGAGTCGTCATGA
- a CDS encoding PrsW family intramembrane metalloprotease: protein MSSPDLGSRPADLSGARKLQTRKHHAVGWPIAGLIVLGICGLAMFGVTSSKVGVLPSLVGAAAALLPVGVVFAAIVWIDRWEPEPPMLLLGAFLWGAGGATACSLMLNDTINGLGNLLFGASDQRFFATVVIGPLVEEAAKALFVVALWFRRRSEFNGLVDGIVYAGLTAAGFAFIENILYFGKAFDAGGLGGVSGGVVAVFILRGVLAPFSHPLFSSMFGIGIGLASRTDSKRLRLLYSLLGYLAAVVLHAVWNAATLLGGAEFLNIYFLIMVPIFLGTFWLVWWQRKREQRIVIQQLPVLERAGLIVRSEMEMLATLAGRRGWLRKVRRSAGHEAAKAVRDYQIAVTELAFLQHRADQGQTTSAARRARREKLIEELKQARRSAAGTHQAIQTARIKLTELTRHNIKRPPNPRPPIR from the coding sequence GTGTCGAGTCCTGATCTTGGGAGCCGGCCCGCCGATCTTTCCGGCGCGCGCAAGCTCCAGACCCGCAAACACCACGCCGTTGGTTGGCCGATCGCCGGCCTGATCGTGCTCGGAATCTGCGGTTTGGCGATGTTCGGCGTCACCTCGTCGAAGGTCGGCGTGTTGCCCTCGCTCGTCGGTGCGGCGGCCGCGCTGCTGCCGGTGGGCGTGGTGTTCGCCGCGATCGTCTGGATCGACCGCTGGGAGCCGGAGCCGCCGATGCTGCTGCTCGGCGCTTTCCTGTGGGGCGCGGGCGGGGCGACCGCGTGTTCGCTGATGCTCAACGACACCATCAACGGGCTCGGCAACCTCCTGTTCGGCGCGTCGGATCAACGGTTCTTCGCCACGGTCGTGATTGGACCGCTGGTGGAGGAGGCGGCGAAGGCGCTGTTCGTCGTCGCGTTGTGGTTCCGCCGCCGGTCGGAGTTCAACGGGCTGGTCGACGGCATCGTCTACGCGGGGCTGACGGCGGCGGGTTTCGCCTTCATTGAGAACATCCTGTACTTCGGCAAGGCATTCGACGCTGGTGGACTTGGCGGCGTCAGTGGCGGCGTGGTGGCGGTGTTCATCCTGCGTGGCGTGCTCGCGCCGTTCTCGCATCCGCTGTTCAGCTCGATGTTTGGCATCGGCATCGGGTTGGCCTCGCGCACCGACAGCAAGAGGTTGCGGCTGCTGTATTCGTTGCTCGGCTACCTGGCCGCAGTGGTGCTGCACGCGGTGTGGAACGCGGCCACGCTGCTCGGTGGCGCGGAGTTCCTGAACATCTACTTCCTGATTATGGTGCCGATTTTCCTCGGCACCTTCTGGCTGGTGTGGTGGCAGCGCAAACGGGAGCAGCGGATCGTCATCCAGCAGCTGCCGGTGCTGGAGCGGGCTGGGCTGATCGTGCGCAGTGAGATGGAGATGCTCGCGACGCTCGCGGGCCGCCGCGGCTGGCTGCGCAAGGTGCGGCGCAGCGCCGGGCACGAGGCGGCGAAAGCGGTGCGGGACTACCAGATCGCAGTCACCGAGCTCGCGTTCCTACAGCACCGCGCCGACCAGGGCCAGACCACCAGCGCCGCGCGCCGGGCTCGCCGCGAGAAGCTGATCGAGGAGCTCAAGCAGGCGCGGCGGTCGGCGGCGGGTACCCACCAGGCGATCCAGACGGCCCGCATCAAGCTCACCGAACTCACCCGGCACAACATCAAACGCCCGCCTAACCCCAGGCCCCCGATCCGATGA
- a CDS encoding DUF6779 domain-containing protein — protein sequence MSDRGSTKTEPRKGRSTALWVGALVLAAAATAVMVLSNDARLLRLGLVAALWSALIGAFAVAKLRNRVVEGEQLAAERQLVYELELEREIAARREFELEAEAEARRQAAEEADGELKALQAELRRLRESLEQVVGGDVLFERVALRAESTRVRSLPERGKAEAQLIQPPSRELPAGPPPLAPAQPNSELITRLAGDQPEGLPKPRQRSKPQARPSRLAEARRPEKAHYERPEPPHRAPEASAPPRAATVEPAAPPPEPDPAGAHAEGTSVNDLLAAYGNSSDTRRRRRRRA from the coding sequence ATGTCCGATCGCGGCAGTACCAAGACCGAACCCCGCAAGGGGCGATCGACCGCCCTTTGGGTCGGCGCGCTGGTGCTCGCCGCAGCCGCCACGGCTGTCATGGTGCTCAGCAATGACGCCCGCTTACTGCGGCTCGGGCTGGTCGCCGCGCTGTGGTCCGCGCTGATCGGCGCGTTCGCGGTCGCCAAGTTGCGCAATCGAGTCGTAGAGGGTGAGCAACTGGCCGCGGAGCGTCAGCTCGTCTACGAGCTGGAGCTGGAGCGGGAGATCGCGGCCCGGCGCGAGTTCGAGTTGGAGGCGGAAGCCGAAGCACGGCGGCAGGCGGCCGAGGAGGCTGATGGCGAGTTGAAGGCGCTGCAGGCGGAGCTGCGCCGACTGCGGGAGAGCCTGGAGCAGGTGGTCGGCGGCGACGTGCTGTTCGAGCGGGTCGCGCTGCGCGCCGAATCCACCCGGGTTCGCTCGCTGCCCGAGCGCGGCAAGGCCGAAGCGCAGCTCATCCAGCCGCCGAGCCGCGAACTGCCGGCCGGGCCACCGCCGCTGGCCCCTGCGCAGCCCAACTCCGAGCTGATCACGAGGCTGGCCGGCGATCAGCCGGAGGGGCTGCCCAAGCCGCGCCAACGCTCCAAGCCGCAGGCCCGCCCGTCGCGCCTGGCCGAGGCCAGGCGGCCGGAGAAGGCGCACTACGAACGGCCCGAGCCGCCGCACCGTGCCCCGGAGGCGTCGGCACCGCCCAGGGCGGCCACCGTCGAACCGGCCGCCCCGCCGCCCGAGCCGGACCCGGCGGGCGCCCACGCCGAAGGGACCTCGGTAAATGACCTGCTTGCGGCCTATGGGAATTCCAGCGACACGCGACGCCGACGTCGCCGCCGCGCCTGA
- a CDS encoding DUF3180 domain-containing protein, with amino-acid sequence MTFTKPRELIASGLVAAVVIYLLTRLLYGELPPLPLLAGATLLLIALVDVLLALNMRPRVKRRPGTEPVDGLTAARAVALAKASSMAGAIMAGVWVGLIAYLLPLFGTVEAARPDTAAAVIGLISAGALIAAGLWLENCLRNPDEPEEPYDEEE; translated from the coding sequence ATGACCTTCACCAAACCGCGGGAGCTCATCGCGAGCGGGTTGGTGGCGGCGGTTGTGATCTACCTGCTCACCCGGCTCCTCTACGGCGAGTTGCCGCCGTTGCCGCTGCTGGCCGGGGCGACGCTGCTGTTGATCGCGCTCGTCGATGTGCTGCTGGCGTTGAACATGCGGCCACGGGTCAAACGCAGGCCCGGCACCGAGCCGGTCGACGGGCTGACCGCCGCGCGCGCGGTCGCGCTGGCCAAGGCGTCGTCAATGGCCGGCGCGATCATGGCCGGGGTGTGGGTGGGGCTGATCGCCTACCTGCTGCCGTTGTTCGGCACGGTCGAGGCCGCCCGGCCGGATACCGCCGCCGCGGTGATCGGGCTGATCAGCGCCGGCGCGCTGATCGCCGCGGGACTCTGGCTGGAGAACTGCTTGCGCAATCCCGACGAGCCGGAAGAGCCCTACGACGAGGAAGAGTGA
- a CDS encoding MerR family transcriptional regulator, whose product MDDTVLYTIGELARRTGLSVKTIRFYSDSGVVPPTDRTAAGYRRYDVTAISRLELVRTLRELGAGLDEVQRVLARETTLSQLAKAHLELLEEQMRVLRTRRAVLRAVVKLNRSTEEVRLMHKLAQMPDEERNRLIDEFWDEVSANLNITPGFTEWLRKAKPNLPADPTTEQLEAWIELAELVRDPDFRRAVRALYQEHSDRRDAGESMAVAAPEDARKWWAITDEARISAESGVSPESTEARALVERVMVLTTEGWGQPDSAEFRRSLAEDYEKRTDERMSRYWELLAIINDWPKHPVTTEANRWLAAALRASVG is encoded by the coding sequence GTGGACGACACCGTGCTGTACACGATCGGCGAGCTGGCCCGGCGCACCGGGCTGAGCGTGAAGACGATCCGGTTCTACTCCGACAGCGGCGTGGTGCCGCCCACCGACCGCACCGCGGCCGGCTACCGGCGCTACGACGTGACGGCCATCAGCCGTCTGGAGCTGGTGCGCACCCTGCGCGAGCTGGGCGCCGGGCTGGACGAGGTGCAGCGGGTGCTCGCCCGCGAGACCACGCTCTCGCAGCTGGCGAAAGCGCACCTGGAGCTGCTGGAGGAGCAGATGCGCGTGCTCCGGACCCGGCGGGCGGTGCTGCGGGCGGTCGTGAAGCTCAACCGTTCGACCGAGGAGGTAAGACTCATGCACAAGCTGGCGCAAATGCCCGATGAGGAACGCAACCGGCTGATCGATGAATTCTGGGACGAGGTCAGCGCGAACCTGAACATCACCCCGGGATTCACCGAATGGCTGCGCAAGGCCAAACCCAACCTGCCCGCCGACCCGACGACCGAGCAGTTGGAGGCCTGGATCGAGCTGGCGGAACTCGTGCGGGATCCGGACTTCCGGCGCGCGGTTCGGGCGCTCTACCAGGAACATTCGGACCGCCGAGACGCCGGTGAGTCGATGGCGGTGGCGGCGCCGGAGGACGCTCGGAAGTGGTGGGCGATCACCGACGAGGCGCGGATCTCGGCCGAGTCGGGAGTGTCCCCGGAGAGCACCGAGGCGCGGGCTCTCGTCGAGCGGGTGATGGTGCTGACGACGGAAGGGTGGGGCCAGCCCGATTCCGCCGAGTTCCGCCGCTCGCTGGCGGAGGACTACGAAAAGCGCACCGACGAGCGGATGTCGCGCTACTGGGAGCTGCTGGCGATCATCAACGACTGGCCGAAGCACCCGGTGACGACCGAGGCGAACCGGTGGCTGGCCGCGGCGCTCCGAGCGTCGGTCGGATAA
- the folK gene encoding 2-amino-4-hydroxy-6-hydroxymethyldihydropteridine diphosphokinase, with product MSRAVLSLGSNLGDRLAYLRLAVAGLSDVLVAASPVYETAPWGVTDQPDFLNAVLIVESPELDEWGWLRRGQTLEQQAERRREQRWGPRTLDVDVVTVDGVRSEHPDLLLPHPGTPGRATVLIPWLAIDPQAELPGHGSVADLLRALPPEEIADVHLRADLSLH from the coding sequence ATGAGCAGGGCGGTGCTTTCACTCGGGTCGAATCTCGGGGACCGGTTGGCGTACCTGCGGCTGGCCGTAGCAGGACTCTCGGATGTGCTGGTCGCGGCGTCCCCGGTGTACGAGACCGCGCCGTGGGGCGTCACCGACCAGCCGGACTTCCTCAACGCGGTGCTCATCGTGGAGTCCCCAGAGCTCGACGAGTGGGGCTGGTTGCGTCGCGGTCAAACCCTGGAGCAGCAGGCCGAACGCCGCCGCGAACAACGTTGGGGGCCAAGGACTCTGGACGTAGATGTGGTCACTGTGGACGGTGTGCGCAGCGAACACCCGGACCTGCTGCTGCCGCACCCCGGCACTCCCGGCCGCGCCACCGTGCTGATCCCCTGGCTGGCGATCGACCCGCAGGCCGAACTCCCCGGCCACGGCAGCGTCGCAGATCTCCTGAGAGCCCTGCCGCCCGAGGAGATCGCCGACGTCCACCTCCGTGCCGACCTGAGCCTCCACTGA
- the folB gene encoding dihydroneopterin aldolase — MADRITLTGLQVRGNHGVFEHEKRDGQDFFVDITVWIDLGEAAASDDLDKTLHYGELAERAAAIVAGPSRDLIETVAGEIADDIMTDERAYAAEVTIHKPNAPIPLAFGDVAVTIRRSRRGGRGNVVPA, encoded by the coding sequence GTGGCTGACCGGATCACGTTGACCGGCCTGCAGGTGCGCGGCAACCACGGCGTCTTCGAGCACGAGAAGCGCGATGGGCAGGACTTCTTCGTCGACATCACGGTGTGGATCGACCTGGGCGAGGCCGCCGCGAGCGATGACCTGGACAAGACACTGCACTACGGCGAGCTGGCCGAGCGGGCGGCGGCGATCGTCGCCGGACCGTCGCGGGACCTGATCGAGACCGTGGCGGGCGAGATCGCCGACGACATCATGACCGACGAGCGGGCGTACGCCGCGGAAGTCACCATCCACAAGCCGAACGCGCCGATCCCGCTGGCCTTCGGCGACGTGGCGGTCACCATCCGCCGCTCCCGCCGTGGCGGTCGCGGCAACGTCGTCCCGGCGTGA
- the folP gene encoding dihydropteroate synthase: protein MMHSLLPNPPRCSVMGVLNVTPDSFSDGGRYLDRAAAVAHGIEMHRLGADIIDVGGESTRPGSERVDPATEIERVLPVVRELVAAGVPVSVDTTRAKVAAATAEAGAMMINDVSGGLADPDMVHVAADAGIPWVLMHWRGHSKDMNSLAMYEDVVAEVREELLRQVGVALSAGVAEDAIVLDPGLGFAKSGAHDWQLLQRLDVFVDLGFPVLVGASRKRFLGRLLADAEGKPRPPAGRETATAVVSALAADRGAWGVRVHDVRQSLDAVAVTAAWRSGGEFGG from the coding sequence ATGATGCATTCGCTGCTGCCGAATCCACCGCGCTGTTCCGTGATGGGCGTGCTCAACGTGACCCCGGATTCGTTCTCCGACGGCGGTCGCTACCTGGACCGGGCGGCGGCCGTCGCACACGGCATCGAAATGCACCGATTGGGCGCGGACATCATCGACGTCGGCGGGGAGTCGACCCGGCCTGGTTCGGAGCGCGTCGACCCCGCCACCGAGATCGAGCGCGTGCTGCCGGTGGTGCGGGAGCTGGTCGCCGCGGGCGTGCCGGTGAGCGTGGACACCACCCGGGCCAAAGTCGCGGCGGCGACGGCCGAAGCCGGTGCGATGATGATCAACGATGTCTCGGGCGGGCTCGCCGATCCGGACATGGTGCACGTCGCCGCGGATGCCGGGATCCCGTGGGTGCTGATGCACTGGCGCGGCCACAGCAAGGACATGAACAGCCTCGCGATGTACGAGGACGTCGTGGCCGAGGTGCGCGAGGAGCTGCTGCGGCAGGTCGGCGTGGCGTTGTCCGCCGGGGTGGCCGAGGACGCCATCGTGCTGGACCCGGGGCTCGGGTTCGCCAAGAGCGGGGCGCACGACTGGCAGCTGCTGCAGCGGCTTGACGTCTTCGTGGACCTGGGTTTCCCGGTGCTGGTCGGGGCCTCGCGCAAGCGGTTCCTCGGCCGGTTGCTGGCCGACGCCGAGGGTAAGCCGCGACCGCCTGCCGGGCGGGAGACGGCGACCGCGGTGGTGTCGGCGCTGGCGGCCGATCGCGGGGCGTGGGGCGTGCGGGTGCACGACGTGCGGCAGTCGTTGGACGCGGTCGCGGTGACCGCCGCGTGGCGCAGCGGAGGGGAATTCGGTGGCTGA
- the folE gene encoding GTP cyclohydrolase I FolE, protein MGAGGDSRPDGSFHFPQFDQARAEAAIRELLIAAGEDPDREGLRDTPARVARAYRELFAGLYTNPDEVLDRTFDEAHEELVLVRDIPVYSQCEHHLLPFHGVAHVGYIPNEMGRVTGLSKLARLVDLYAKRPQVQERLTSQVADALARRLEPRGVIVVIDAEHLCMGMRGVRKAGSTTTTSAVRGIFRSSASSRSEALSLIRGR, encoded by the coding sequence ATCGGGGCGGGAGGCGACTCCCGTCCCGACGGCTCTTTCCACTTTCCCCAGTTCGACCAGGCCCGCGCGGAAGCGGCGATCCGGGAACTGCTGATCGCGGCAGGCGAGGATCCGGATCGGGAGGGGCTGCGGGACACCCCGGCCCGCGTCGCTCGGGCCTACCGCGAGCTGTTCGCGGGGCTCTACACGAACCCCGACGAGGTCCTGGACCGGACCTTCGACGAGGCCCACGAGGAACTCGTCCTGGTCCGGGACATCCCGGTGTACTCGCAGTGTGAGCATCACCTTTTGCCATTCCATGGAGTCGCTCACGTTGGATATATTCCTAATGAAATGGGTCGGGTCACCGGGCTGTCGAAGCTGGCCAGGCTGGTCGACCTCTACGCCAAGCGCCCGCAGGTGCAGGAGCGGTTGACCTCGCAGGTCGCCGACGCACTCGCGCGCCGCTTGGAACCGCGTGGGGTGATCGTGGTGATCGACGCCGAGCACCTGTGCATGGGAATGCGCGGCGTCCGCAAGGCGGGATCGACCACTACCACTTCGGCGGTGCGTGGTATCTTCCGCAGCTCGGCGTCGTCGCGTTCCGAGGCGCTGTCGCTGATCAGGGGCCGATGA